A region of Thioalbus denitrificans DNA encodes the following proteins:
- the iscX gene encoding Fe-S cluster assembly protein IscX, producing MKWTDINDIAIELDESHPEVDPRYVRFTDLHAWVCALEGFDDDPEHSNEKILEAIQMAWMEERD from the coding sequence ATGAAGTGGACCGATATCAACGACATCGCCATCGAGCTGGACGAGTCCCATCCGGAGGTCGACCCGCGCTATGTCCGCTTCACCGACCTGCATGCCTGGGTGTGTGCCCTGGAGGGGTTCGACGACGACCCCGAACACTCCAACGAGAAGATACTGGAGGCCATCCAGATGGCCTGGATGGAGGAGCGGGACTGA
- the ndk gene encoding nucleoside-diphosphate kinase, which translates to MAVERTLSIIKPDAVAKNVIGEIYSRFEKAGLRIVAARMLHLSREQAEGFYAVHRERPFFNDLVAFMTSGPVMVQALEGEDAIAKHREVMGATNPKEAAPGTIRADFASTIDENAVHGSDGPDTAKTEIAFFFREEEICPRTR; encoded by the coding sequence ATGGCCGTTGAACGCACCCTTTCCATCATCAAGCCCGATGCCGTGGCGAAGAATGTCATCGGTGAAATCTACAGCCGGTTCGAGAAGGCGGGCCTGCGCATCGTCGCCGCCCGGATGCTGCACCTGAGCCGCGAGCAGGCGGAGGGTTTCTATGCCGTGCACAGGGAACGTCCCTTCTTCAACGACCTGGTGGCGTTCATGACCTCCGGCCCGGTGATGGTCCAGGCGCTGGAAGGCGAGGACGCCATCGCCAAGCACCGCGAGGTGATGGGCGCCACCAATCCGAAGGAGGCCGCGCCCGGCACCATCCGCGCCGATTTCGCCTCCACCATCGACGAGAATGCCGTGCACGGCTCCGATGGTCCCGACACCGCCAAGACCGAGATCGCCTTCTTCTTCAGGGAAGAGGAGATCTGCCCCCGTACCCGCTGA
- the pilW gene encoding type IV pilus biogenesis/stability protein PilW, whose translation MRKALKGGWLLILVLALAGCNTLQSRTEPVTTIPGVDREPTKAEIYTNLGVAYMEGGRPDLAMSKLQRALQEDPRLPSAHHAMGLLRARLREYDAAESSFKRALELQPNYSEAHNNYGVFLCELKRYDDADREFQLALDNPLYRTPAMAYENAGQCALLAGRNEQAEKYFRSALGNNSRLPKSLYQLARIEFERGNRELAQDYLDRFLKVSEQTPQSLWLGIRLARAAGDDDRAASYALLLRARFPDSEENRLLMQTGNQ comes from the coding sequence ATGAGGAAGGCGTTGAAAGGGGGCTGGCTCCTGATCCTGGTGTTGGCCCTGGCCGGCTGCAACACGCTGCAGAGCCGCACCGAGCCGGTCACGACCATTCCCGGCGTGGATCGCGAGCCGACCAAGGCGGAGATCTATACCAATCTCGGGGTTGCCTACATGGAAGGCGGTCGTCCCGATCTCGCCATGTCGAAACTGCAGCGGGCGCTGCAGGAGGATCCGCGTCTGCCTTCGGCCCACCATGCCATGGGGCTGCTCCGGGCCCGGCTGCGCGAATACGACGCGGCGGAGAGCTCGTTCAAGCGGGCGCTGGAGCTGCAGCCGAACTACTCCGAGGCGCACAACAACTACGGCGTGTTCCTGTGCGAGCTCAAGCGCTACGACGACGCCGACCGGGAGTTCCAGCTGGCGCTCGACAATCCGCTCTACCGCACCCCGGCCATGGCCTATGAGAATGCCGGCCAGTGCGCCCTGCTGGCGGGCAGGAACGAGCAGGCGGAGAAGTATTTCCGCAGTGCGCTGGGCAACAACAGCCGCCTGCCGAAGTCCCTCTACCAGCTCGCCCGCATCGAATTCGAGCGCGGTAACCGGGAACTGGCCCAGGACTACCTGGACCGGTTTCTGAAAGTTTCCGAACAGACGCCGCAGAGTCTGTGGCTCGGGATTCGCCTGGCCCGCGCTGCCGGTGACGATGACCGGGCGGCGAGCTACGCGCTGCTGTTGCGGGCCCGGTTCCCGGATTCCGAGGAGAACCGATTGCTGATGCAGACGGGGAATCAATGA
- the fdx gene encoding ISC system 2Fe-2S type ferredoxin yields MPRIIFLPHEDYCPEGMVVDAEPGTTILDAALAHGIELEHACEKSCACTTCHLIVREGFESLEDADEVEEDMLDKAWGLEPESRLGCQAVVADADLVVEIPKYNINLASEHH; encoded by the coding sequence GTGCCGAGAATCATTTTTCTTCCACACGAGGACTATTGCCCGGAGGGCATGGTCGTGGATGCCGAGCCGGGAACCACCATCCTGGACGCGGCCCTGGCGCATGGCATCGAGCTGGAGCATGCCTGCGAGAAATCCTGCGCCTGCACGACCTGCCACCTGATTGTCCGCGAGGGGTTCGAGTCGCTCGAGGATGCCGACGAGGTGGAGGAGGACATGCTCGACAAGGCCTGGGGCCTGGAGCCGGAGTCGCGCCTCGGCTGCCAGGCGGTGGTTGCCGACGCGGACCTGGTGGTGGAGATTCCGAAGTACAACATCAACCTGGCCTCGGAGCATCACTGA
- a CDS encoding RodZ domain-containing protein, with the protein METAVDPAEENNRSDRLQPGSRLRAAREARGLSTAEVAAQLHLTRSIIDALETDNYDAGPGPVFMRGYLRSYARLMGLPTDELLIQLDGVEGASWTEPPRVTPRPARTQARMSDRPVRWITYAIVGGIIALTVIWWRSNITEDQPAPATAPAAGMAGEGAEPMPPPRPVGSEPAVPITQPPGPGLAAEPDSAPAIAAAAPEAAPSAPPSPMPEAPAGAEGAPGPAAARTGTAPAPDDGTTAAAADSAAAEAEVGAADLRLTFSGECWVRITDGSGKVLKVGVIPAGETLEYSGGLPYRVVLGNAPVVKVEYRGEPYDHLASGRQGVARFTLGEGN; encoded by the coding sequence ATGGAAACCGCAGTCGATCCAGCCGAGGAGAACAACCGCAGCGACCGGCTCCAGCCCGGGTCGCGGTTGCGTGCCGCACGGGAAGCCCGTGGCCTGAGCACTGCCGAGGTGGCTGCGCAGCTGCACCTGACCCGGAGCATCATCGATGCGCTCGAGACCGACAATTACGATGCCGGTCCGGGTCCCGTGTTCATGCGCGGCTACCTGCGCAGCTACGCCCGCCTGATGGGGCTGCCCACCGACGAGCTGCTGATCCAGCTCGACGGGGTGGAGGGGGCCAGCTGGACGGAGCCGCCCCGGGTCACGCCCAGGCCGGCGCGGACCCAGGCCCGCATGAGCGATCGCCCGGTGCGCTGGATTACCTACGCCATCGTCGGTGGCATCATTGCCCTGACCGTGATCTGGTGGCGCAGCAATATCACCGAGGATCAGCCGGCGCCCGCCACCGCGCCCGCTGCCGGCATGGCCGGGGAGGGCGCGGAGCCCATGCCGCCCCCGCGCCCGGTCGGGTCCGAACCGGCTGTCCCGATCACGCAGCCGCCCGGCCCGGGCCTGGCCGCGGAGCCGGACTCGGCGCCGGCAATCGCAGCCGCCGCCCCCGAAGCGGCCCCGTCCGCCCCGCCGTCACCCATGCCGGAGGCCCCCGCCGGAGCGGAGGGGGCGCCGGGGCCGGCAGCCGCCCGGACCGGCACGGCGCCCGCTCCGGACGACGGGACGACGGCGGCTGCGGCCGACTCCGCAGCCGCGGAAGCGGAGGTGGGTGCGGCGGATCTGCGCCTCACCTTCAGCGGCGAGTGCTGGGTGCGGATTACCGACGGCAGCGGCAAGGTACTGAAGGTGGGCGTCATCCCGGCGGGCGAAACCCTGGAGTACAGCGGCGGCCTGCCGTACCGGGTGGTGCTGGGCAATGCGCCGGTGGTGAAGGTCGAGTACCGCGGTGAGCCCTACGATCACCTCGCCTCCGGCCGTCAGGGCGTGGCCCGCTTCACCCTCGGCGAAGGCAACTGA
- the rlmN gene encoding 23S rRNA (adenine(2503)-C(2))-methyltransferase RlmN codes for MAATTTPKINLLDLDREGLAAFFTELGEKPFRATQVMQWIHQHGVVDFAAMTNLSKALRARLAEVAEVRLPEVALEQRSTDGTCKWLLRLADGNCVEAVFIPEEGRGTLCVSSQVGCALDCTFCSTARQGFNRNLTCGEIIGQVWLAVRELDPEPGTGRDRMVTNVVLMGMGEPLLNLDNVVRATNLMMDDLAYGLSKRRVTLSTAGVVPALDRLAEVSDVSLAVSLHAPDDELRNELVPINRKYPIRELLAACRRYLGENDRRRVTIEYVLLAGINDSPAHARALCRVLKGLPSKINLIPFNPFPGAPYGCPDDATIDEFRNILMAAGYTTVTRKTRGADIDAACGQLVGRVADRTRRTQRIALQGGQV; via the coding sequence ATGGCCGCGACGACGACGCCCAAGATCAACCTTCTGGACCTGGACCGTGAGGGCCTCGCGGCCTTTTTCACGGAGCTGGGCGAGAAGCCGTTCCGTGCCACCCAGGTCATGCAGTGGATTCACCAGCATGGCGTCGTCGACTTCGCGGCCATGACCAACCTGAGCAAGGCGCTCCGGGCCCGCCTCGCCGAGGTCGCGGAAGTGCGTCTGCCGGAGGTGGCCCTGGAGCAGCGCTCCACCGACGGCACCTGCAAGTGGCTGCTGCGCCTGGCCGACGGCAACTGCGTCGAGGCCGTGTTCATTCCCGAAGAGGGGCGCGGAACGCTGTGTGTCTCCTCCCAGGTGGGATGCGCCCTGGACTGCACCTTCTGCTCCACGGCCCGGCAGGGGTTCAACCGCAATCTCACCTGCGGCGAGATCATCGGCCAGGTCTGGCTGGCGGTACGGGAGCTGGATCCCGAGCCCGGCACGGGCCGCGACCGGATGGTCACGAACGTGGTGCTGATGGGCATGGGCGAACCCCTGCTCAACCTCGACAACGTGGTTCGGGCCACCAACCTGATGATGGATGATCTCGCCTACGGCCTGTCCAAGCGCCGGGTCACCCTGAGCACCGCGGGTGTCGTGCCGGCCCTCGACCGGCTGGCCGAGGTCAGCGATGTCAGCCTGGCCGTCTCCCTCCACGCGCCGGACGACGAACTCCGCAACGAGCTGGTGCCCATCAACCGCAAGTATCCCATCCGGGAGTTGCTGGCGGCCTGTCGGCGCTACCTGGGAGAAAATGACCGGCGCCGGGTAACCATCGAGTACGTGCTGCTGGCCGGCATCAATGATTCGCCGGCCCATGCCCGCGCCCTGTGCCGGGTGCTGAAGGGGCTGCCGTCCAAGATCAACCTGATACCCTTCAATCCGTTCCCGGGCGCGCCTTACGGCTGTCCGGACGATGCCACCATCGACGAGTTCCGCAACATCCTGATGGCGGCGGGCTACACCACGGTCACCCGCAAGACCCGGGGCGCGGACATCGATGCCGCCTGCGGTCAGCTCGTCGGGCGGGTCGCCGACCGGACCCGCCGCACCCAGCGCATCGCCCTGCAGGGAGGACAAGTGTGA
- the ispG gene encoding flavodoxin-dependent (E)-4-hydroxy-3-methylbut-2-enyl-diphosphate synthase, with protein sequence MHGPAAVKRRVSRRIMVGSVPVGGDAPISVQSMTNTDTCDVEATVAQVRALERAGADIVRVSIPTMDAAEAFGRIKAQVRVPLVTDIHFDYRIALRVAELGADCLRINPGNIGREDRVRAVVDAARDRGIPIRIGVNAGSLEKDLQIKYGEPTPEALVESALRHIDILDRLSYPDFKVSLKASDVFMTVAAYRQLAGQIEQPLHLGITEAGGLRSGAVKSAVGLGMLLAEGIGDTLRVSLAADPVEEIKVGFDILKSLHLRSKGINFIACPTCARQEFDVIATVNALEQRLEDVIDPLDVAIIGCVVNGPGEAREAQVGLTGGDPANLLYLDGSPSRKVGNAGLVDELERVIRERLQKQRDTEQDS encoded by the coding sequence ATGCACGGTCCGGCAGCCGTAAAGCGCAGGGTCTCGCGCCGCATCATGGTGGGCAGCGTGCCGGTGGGAGGCGACGCCCCCATCAGCGTGCAGAGCATGACCAACACCGACACCTGCGACGTGGAGGCCACGGTGGCGCAGGTCCGGGCCCTGGAGCGGGCGGGGGCCGACATCGTCCGGGTTTCCATCCCGACCATGGACGCGGCCGAGGCCTTCGGTCGCATCAAGGCCCAGGTGCGGGTGCCCCTGGTGACGGACATCCACTTCGATTACCGCATCGCCCTGCGGGTGGCGGAGCTGGGCGCCGACTGCCTGCGCATCAATCCGGGCAACATCGGGCGCGAGGACCGTGTCCGCGCCGTGGTGGATGCCGCCCGGGACCGCGGCATTCCGATCCGGATCGGCGTCAATGCGGGGTCCCTGGAAAAGGATCTCCAGATCAAGTACGGAGAGCCCACGCCGGAGGCGCTGGTGGAGTCCGCCCTGCGCCACATCGATATCCTCGACCGGCTCTCCTATCCCGATTTCAAGGTGAGTCTCAAGGCGTCCGACGTGTTCATGACCGTGGCCGCCTATCGTCAGCTCGCCGGCCAGATCGAGCAGCCCCTGCACCTCGGCATCACCGAGGCGGGCGGACTGCGCTCCGGCGCGGTGAAGTCCGCGGTGGGGCTGGGCATGCTCCTGGCCGAGGGCATCGGCGATACGCTCCGCGTCTCCCTGGCCGCCGATCCCGTGGAGGAGATCAAGGTGGGGTTCGATATCCTCAAGAGCCTGCACCTGCGCAGCAAGGGCATCAACTTCATCGCCTGTCCCACCTGCGCCCGGCAGGAGTTCGATGTGATCGCCACGGTCAATGCCCTGGAGCAGCGGCTGGAGGATGTCATCGACCCGCTCGACGTGGCCATCATCGGCTGCGTGGTCAACGGACCGGGGGAGGCCCGCGAGGCCCAGGTCGGCCTGACCGGCGGCGACCCTGCCAACCTGCTCTACCTGGACGGCAGCCCGAGCCGCAAGGTGGGCAATGCGGGCCTGGTGGACGAACTGGAGCGGGTCATCCGCGAGCGCCTGCAGAAACAACGCGACACGGAACAGGACAGCTGA